A single window of Mycolicibacterium madagascariense DNA harbors:
- a CDS encoding segregation/condensation protein A, translated as MSSPAPEESPQTGFQVKLTNFEGPFDLLLQLIFAHRMDVTEVALHRVTDDFIAYTRDIGRQLELDETTAFIVIAATLLDLKAARLLPAGEVHDEEDLALLEVRDLLFARLLQYRAFKHVAVMFGELEAAALRSYPRAVSLEEHFSDLLPEVMLGVDAESFAQIAASAFTPRPAPIVGTDHLHVQGVSVPEQARLLLNMLEERGIGAWASFSDLVSDCGATIEIVGRFMALLELFRAHAVAFDQPEPLGVLQVSWTGDRPTSEYLAAAVEE; from the coding sequence GTGAGCTCGCCGGCACCCGAGGAATCACCGCAGACCGGTTTCCAGGTCAAGCTGACCAACTTCGAGGGCCCGTTCGACCTGTTGCTCCAGCTGATCTTCGCCCATCGGATGGACGTCACCGAGGTCGCCCTGCACCGGGTGACCGACGACTTCATCGCCTACACCAGGGACATCGGCCGACAGCTCGAGCTCGACGAGACGACCGCGTTCATCGTGATTGCCGCCACCCTGCTCGACCTCAAGGCGGCCCGGCTGCTGCCCGCCGGCGAGGTGCACGACGAAGAGGATCTGGCGTTGCTCGAAGTGCGCGACCTGTTGTTCGCGCGGCTCCTGCAGTACCGGGCGTTCAAGCACGTTGCCGTGATGTTCGGCGAACTCGAGGCCGCCGCGCTGCGTAGCTACCCGCGGGCGGTGTCGCTCGAGGAGCACTTCTCCGACCTGTTGCCCGAGGTCATGCTGGGTGTGGACGCCGAGAGCTTCGCCCAGATCGCGGCCTCGGCGTTCACTCCGCGTCCGGCGCCGATCGTCGGGACCGACCACCTGCACGTGCAGGGGGTGTCGGTTCCCGAGCAGGCGCGGCTGTTGCTGAACATGCTCGAGGAACGCGGGATCGGGGCCTGGGCGTCGTTCTCTGACCTGGTGTCGGACTGCGGGGCCACCATCGAGATCGTCGGGCGGTTCATGGCGCTGCTCGAATTGTTCCGTGCTCACGCGGTAGCATTCGACCAGCCAGAACCGCTTGGTGTGCTGCAGGTTTCGTGGACCGGGGA